One Pseudomonas lalucatii genomic window carries:
- the surE gene encoding 5'/3'-nucleotidase SurE — MRNLLATSLTLVAVSLAPSAHALNILLTNDDGCRAPGIAAVHQALIAAGHQVTLVAPALDNSGIGAASVVSPGQALAVTELAPGKYCVGAPAEHAPEHGKNGAIGTPVDAVNLGLDLLLKDNPPDLVVSGTNFGDNVGPLTQMSGTVNAAVRAMFKGVPAIAVSTGIDLELIMRDRQAGYLKTLNALDDTANFAVKVIDKASAEGAKAKQQCVKSGGKAKPFCELNVLGLPGTTGLNINYPAREAGEVQGVSYAPIGDWGMVGFQTQRGGDGVVRVNLAPPPTPTAEQQRADAYQLFTGKAVITVIDGNMSAPEALQQQAKQMLEGLTP, encoded by the coding sequence ATGAGAAACCTGCTAGCCACTTCACTGACCCTGGTCGCCGTGTCCCTGGCGCCGTCGGCCCATGCCCTGAACATCTTGCTGACCAACGACGACGGTTGCCGCGCCCCCGGTATCGCCGCGGTGCACCAGGCCCTGATCGCCGCTGGCCATCAGGTCACCCTGGTGGCCCCGGCGCTCGACAACAGCGGCATAGGCGCGGCCAGCGTGGTCAGCCCCGGCCAGGCCCTGGCGGTGACCGAACTGGCCCCCGGCAAGTACTGCGTCGGCGCGCCTGCCGAGCATGCCCCGGAGCATGGCAAGAACGGCGCCATCGGCACCCCGGTGGACGCGGTCAACCTCGGCCTCGACCTGCTGCTCAAGGACAATCCGCCGGACCTGGTGGTCTCCGGCACTAACTTCGGCGACAACGTCGGCCCGCTGACGCAGATGTCCGGCACGGTCAACGCCGCCGTACGGGCCATGTTCAAGGGGGTGCCGGCGATCGCGGTGTCCACTGGCATCGACCTCGAACTGATCATGCGCGACCGCCAGGCCGGATACCTGAAGACCCTCAACGCCCTGGACGACACCGCCAACTTCGCCGTCAAGGTGATCGACAAGGCCAGCGCGGAAGGCGCCAAGGCCAAACAGCAGTGTGTTAAGAGCGGCGGCAAGGCCAAGCCGTTCTGCGAACTGAACGTACTCGGCCTGCCCGGCACCACGGGGCTGAACATCAACTACCCGGCCCGTGAGGCCGGTGAGGTGCAAGGCGTCAGTTATGCGCCGATCGGCGACTGGGGCATGGTCGGCTTCCAGACCCAGCGTGGCGGCGACGGTGTGGTCCGGGTCAATCTGGCGCCACCGCCGACGCCAACCGCCGAGCAGCAGCGGGCGGATGCCTACCAGCTGTTCACCGGCAAGGCGGTGATCACCGTCATCGACGGCAATATGAGCGCCCCCGAAGCCCTGCAGCAGCAAGCCAAGCAGATGCTCGAGGGCCTGACCCCATAG
- a CDS encoding Rieske 2Fe-2S domain-containing protein, with product MSTLHRIETRQLEDRYARGWHCLGLASHYRDGRAHRLDVFGTRLVAFQGEDGELHVLDGYCPHMGADLSQGCVEGNSLRCPFHAWRWGADGVCDDIPYAKRIPPRAKIKSWPLMEENQLLFVWNDPEGNPPIAEQRIPRIAACFDDEWADWEVAELQIATNCRELIDNVADMAHFGTVHGAPVEAFSNVFEGHRATQIMRARSERLSGDSELSTVATYFGPAYQITEMTGEMDGQPIHSILLNCHVPIDLNSFTLRYGVLVKKIPGLSDAQNSAMAKAYVQQAQAAFYEDVAIWHSKTRVDNPLLCDGDGPVYQLRKWYAQFYSDVAALPAELGERKVFAVRSPEPA from the coding sequence ATGAGCACCCTGCATCGCATCGAAACGCGCCAACTCGAAGACCGTTACGCCCGTGGCTGGCACTGCCTCGGCCTGGCATCCCACTACCGCGACGGCAGGGCCCACCGCCTGGACGTGTTCGGCACCCGCCTGGTGGCCTTCCAGGGCGAGGACGGCGAATTGCATGTGCTCGACGGCTACTGCCCACACATGGGCGCCGACCTCAGCCAGGGCTGCGTCGAGGGCAACTCGCTGCGCTGCCCCTTCCACGCCTGGCGCTGGGGCGCCGATGGCGTGTGCGACGATATTCCCTACGCCAAGCGCATCCCGCCACGGGCCAAGATCAAGAGCTGGCCGCTGATGGAGGAGAACCAGCTGCTGTTCGTCTGGAACGACCCGGAAGGCAACCCGCCGATCGCCGAGCAGCGCATCCCGCGCATCGCCGCCTGCTTCGACGACGAGTGGGCCGACTGGGAAGTGGCCGAGCTGCAGATCGCGACCAACTGCCGCGAGCTGATCGACAACGTCGCCGACATGGCGCACTTCGGCACCGTGCACGGCGCCCCGGTCGAGGCATTCAGCAACGTCTTCGAGGGCCATAGGGCGACCCAGATCATGCGGGCGCGCAGCGAACGGCTGTCCGGCGACAGCGAGCTGAGCACGGTGGCCACCTACTTCGGCCCGGCCTACCAGATCACCGAGATGACCGGCGAAATGGACGGGCAGCCGATCCACTCGATCCTGCTCAACTGCCATGTGCCGATCGACCTCAACAGCTTCACCCTGCGCTACGGCGTGCTGGTGAAGAAGATCCCCGGACTCAGCGACGCACAGAACAGCGCCATGGCCAAGGCCTACGTGCAGCAGGCGCAGGCCGCCTTCTACGAGGACGTGGCGATCTGGCACAGCAAGACCCGGGTCGACAACCCGCTGCTGTGCGACGGCGACGGTCCGGTCTACCAGCTGCGCAAGTGGTATGCGCAGTTCTACAGCGACGTCGCCGCGCTGCCGGCCGAACTCGGCGAGCGCAAGGTGTTCGCCGTACGCAGCCCGGAGCCGGCCTGA
- a CDS encoding 3,4-dihydroxy-2-butanone-4-phosphate synthase: MQLNSIQELLEALRHGEMVVLSDDEQHTDGVLLMAAEQVDAEAINFMAVQARGLISLALTEERCRTLGLGLMVPHSRAPHGQGFTVSIEAAEGVSTGISAADRARSVQVAVDPASRPGDLVQPGHIFPIQAQPGGVMNRAGPAEAACDLTRLAGLLPAAILVSILDEAGEMAQGETLLQFAQQHGLKIGSIAELIHYRILHEGCIQHSGEYPLRTRHGEFRVLTYQDAYRGQLHLALVKGRVDSHRPTLVRVQAVETLRDALGCEPESGPAQWNLDRAMAQIAAEGSGVVVLLAQRETPDGLFEQLCQQSAGKPRPPQFAQRTLGIGAQILRDLNVRKMRLLSSPVPYKAVAGFELEVVEFVPFQALAD; this comes from the coding sequence ATGCAGTTGAACAGTATTCAGGAGCTGCTCGAGGCTCTGCGTCACGGCGAGATGGTGGTGCTGAGCGACGACGAGCAGCACACCGACGGCGTGCTGCTCATGGCGGCCGAACAGGTCGACGCCGAGGCGATCAATTTCATGGCCGTGCAGGCCCGCGGGCTGATCTCCCTGGCGCTCACCGAGGAGCGTTGCCGGACACTCGGCCTCGGGCTGATGGTGCCTCATTCGCGGGCTCCGCACGGCCAGGGCTTCACCGTCTCGATCGAGGCGGCCGAGGGGGTCAGTACCGGCATCTCGGCCGCCGATCGGGCGCGTTCGGTGCAGGTCGCGGTGGACCCGGCCAGCCGCCCCGGCGATCTGGTGCAACCCGGGCATATCTTCCCGATCCAGGCGCAGCCGGGTGGGGTGATGAACCGTGCCGGCCCGGCCGAGGCGGCGTGCGACCTGACTCGCCTGGCCGGTCTATTGCCGGCGGCCATCCTGGTCAGCATCCTCGACGAGGCCGGCGAAATGGCCCAGGGCGAGACGTTGCTGCAGTTCGCCCAGCAGCATGGGCTGAAGATCGGCAGCATCGCCGAACTGATCCACTACCGCATCCTCCACGAAGGCTGCATCCAGCATTCCGGCGAATACCCGCTGCGTACCCGGCATGGCGAGTTTCGTGTGTTGACCTACCAGGATGCGTATCGGGGGCAACTGCATCTGGCCCTGGTCAAAGGCCGAGTCGACAGCCATAGGCCCACCCTGGTGCGGGTGCAGGCGGTCGAGACCCTGCGCGATGCCCTGGGCTGCGAGCCCGAGAGCGGGCCGGCGCAGTGGAACCTGGACCGCGCCATGGCCCAGATAGCGGCCGAGGGCAGCGGGGTGGTGGTGCTGCTGGCCCAGCGGGAGACCCCGGACGGCCTGTTCGAGCAACTGTGCCAGCAGAGCGCGGGCAAGCCGCGGCCGCCGCAGTTTGCCCAGCGCACCCTGGGCATAGGCGCGCAGATATTGCGCGACCTCAATGTGCGCAAGATGCGCCTGCTGAGTTCGCCGGTACCCTACAAGGCGGTAGCCGGCTTCGAGCTGGAGGTGGTGGAGTTCGTTCCCTTCCAGGCCCTGGCCGACTGA
- a CDS encoding alpha/beta hydrolase, with amino-acid sequence MSLDKQIATVLQQFSGLPEPDFGRLHAADYRQFSDNLMPPIPGEPMAEVRELRVAGAAGELDARLYRPLDQANLPLLVFFHGGGFVIGTLDTHDNLCRALAKQSGAAVVSVAYRLAPEAKFPAAPLDCYRATCWLVEQAEALGVDANRLALAGDSAGANLALAVSRLAATQGGPRIAYQCLFYPVTDGRCGSDSYGQFAEGYFLSRAQMQWFWQQYLERAEQRDDPLASPLLAEDLSGLPPTTLITAEFDPLRDEGEALAQRLQQAGVACRLQRYDGMIHGFVSMAPFVERAGEALSAAAADLRAALN; translated from the coding sequence ATGTCGCTGGATAAGCAGATCGCCACGGTACTGCAGCAGTTCAGTGGCCTGCCCGAGCCCGACTTCGGTCGGCTCCACGCTGCAGATTACCGGCAGTTCTCCGACAACCTGATGCCGCCTATCCCCGGCGAGCCCATGGCCGAGGTCCGCGAGCTGCGCGTAGCCGGCGCCGCCGGCGAGCTGGACGCCCGCCTGTACCGGCCGCTGGACCAGGCGAACCTGCCGCTGTTGGTGTTCTTCCACGGCGGCGGTTTCGTCATCGGCACTCTGGATACCCATGACAATCTGTGTCGCGCCCTGGCCAAACAGAGCGGCGCCGCGGTGGTGTCGGTGGCCTATCGCCTGGCGCCGGAAGCCAAGTTCCCGGCGGCGCCGCTGGACTGCTACCGCGCCACCTGCTGGCTGGTCGAGCAGGCCGAGGCGCTGGGCGTCGATGCCAACCGCCTGGCCCTGGCCGGCGACAGCGCCGGAGCCAACCTGGCGCTGGCGGTGAGCCGCCTGGCGGCCACGCAAGGCGGGCCGCGCATCGCCTATCAGTGCCTGTTCTACCCGGTCACCGACGGGCGCTGTGGCAGCGACTCCTATGGGCAATTCGCCGAGGGCTACTTCCTCAGCCGGGCGCAGATGCAGTGGTTCTGGCAGCAGTACCTGGAACGTGCCGAACAGCGCGATGACCCGCTGGCTTCGCCGCTGCTGGCCGAAGACCTGAGCGGCCTGCCGCCAACGACTCTGATCACGGCCGAGTTCGACCCGCTGCGCGACGAGGGCGAGGCCTTGGCCCAGCGCCTGCAGCAGGCTGGCGTGGCCTGCCGTCTGCAGCGCTATGACGGCATGATCCACGGCTTCGTCAGCATGGCGCCGTTCGTCGAGCGCGCCGGCGAAGCCCTGAGCGCCGCTGCCGCCGATCTGCGCGCGGCTTTGAATTGA
- a CDS encoding DUF1329 domain-containing protein: protein MTLRSHFLLHTALAAALLGASLAAQAKVGPEQAARLGQDLTPMGAEKAGNADGSIPAWSGQWRGAPPHVQFAGPGAVYPDPYADEKPLFVITAENMAQYADNLSDGQQALLKRYPSTFKIPVYPSHRDFRYDQKSEEYIKHNALNAELIDGPSVKNAFGASPFPVPQNGNELILNHTMQGRAAKEEAAYLQAVNYADGNKVFEKVNYKIYSVWSDPGKSLDTLGGMFTHFLLTTLEPVRKKGEMVVGHEFVNPVGNPRQAWMYAPGQRRVRRAPTVGYDSPTGAGGFRVYDEDRLFNGAPDRYEWTLKGKKELYIPYHNYRLDDPSVTTEQLLATNGHLNPDHMRYEKHRVWVLEAKLKPNSRHIYAKRVLYLDEDSWAAVLADNYDSRGQFWRTNMQTSIYAYDMQRYHSRLGVYHDLIAGSYMVDRLLVDQQPALLNASSFSESDFTPSNLRKLGTR, encoded by the coding sequence ATGACCCTAAGATCCCACTTCCTGCTGCATACGGCCCTGGCCGCCGCGCTGCTCGGCGCCAGCCTGGCCGCCCAAGCCAAGGTCGGCCCGGAACAAGCCGCCCGCCTGGGCCAGGACCTGACCCCCATGGGCGCAGAGAAGGCCGGCAACGCCGACGGCAGCATCCCCGCCTGGTCCGGCCAATGGCGCGGCGCGCCGCCCCATGTGCAGTTCGCCGGCCCGGGGGCGGTCTACCCGGACCCCTACGCCGACGAGAAGCCGCTGTTCGTCATCACCGCCGAGAACATGGCGCAGTACGCCGACAACCTCAGCGACGGCCAGCAGGCGCTGCTCAAACGCTACCCCAGCACCTTCAAGATTCCGGTCTACCCCAGTCATCGCGACTTCCGTTATGACCAGAAGAGCGAGGAATACATCAAGCACAATGCCCTCAACGCCGAACTGATCGACGGCCCTAGCGTCAAGAACGCCTTCGGCGCCTCGCCCTTCCCGGTCCCGCAGAATGGCAACGAGCTGATACTCAACCACACCATGCAGGGGCGCGCCGCGAAAGAAGAAGCCGCCTACCTTCAGGCGGTGAACTACGCCGACGGCAACAAGGTGTTCGAAAAGGTCAATTACAAGATCTACTCGGTCTGGTCCGACCCGGGCAAAAGCCTGGATACCCTCGGCGGCATGTTCACCCACTTCCTGCTCACCACCCTGGAGCCGGTGCGCAAGAAGGGCGAGATGGTGGTGGGTCACGAGTTCGTCAACCCGGTGGGCAATCCGCGCCAGGCCTGGATGTATGCACCGGGACAGCGCCGGGTGCGCCGTGCGCCCACCGTCGGCTATGACTCGCCCACCGGCGCCGGCGGTTTCCGCGTGTACGACGAGGATCGTCTGTTCAACGGCGCCCCGGATCGCTACGAGTGGACGCTCAAGGGCAAGAAGGAGCTGTACATCCCCTACCACAACTACAGGCTCGATGATCCCAGCGTGACCACCGAGCAACTGTTGGCCACCAATGGGCATCTCAATCCCGACCACATGCGCTATGAGAAACACCGGGTCTGGGTACTGGAGGCCAAACTCAAACCCAACAGCCGGCATATCTATGCCAAGCGCGTGCTCTACCTCGACGAGGACTCCTGGGCCGCCGTGCTGGCCGACAACTACGACAGCCGTGGGCAATTCTGGCGCACCAATATGCAGACCTCGATCTACGCCTACGACATGCAGCGTTATCACTCCCGCCTGGGTGTGTACCACGACCTGATCGCCGGCTCCTACATGGTCGACCGCCTGCTGGTCGATCAGCAGCCGGCCCTGCTCAATGCCAGCAGCTTCAGCGAAAGCGACTTCACCCCCAGCAACCTGCGCAAGCTGGGCACCCGCTAA
- a CDS encoding DUF1302 domain-containing protein gives MIKTTIAPQPLRTAIRLGLAVFAGGLASQASALSFQPSDELSIDWDTTLSYSLAWRTEGRDRRLTANANGNDGDNAFDKGSLINNRVGFLTEADFKWRGDYGLFMRAAGFYDRVYDQGNDNDSGTSNCFAGGQCSRPDRFSQETIDQHREDLRLLDSYFYGSWELGGRNLNLRLGDQVVSWGESLFYQGISSAQSPVDATKATTPGVEVKEILLPVGQLFGQFNLTDNLDLQAYYQYEWEKTELFGVGSYFSTTDFIDEGGFNDSTGFLRRLRDDKPSDSGQYGMALTYTAESLNNTEFGLYYSRFHAKTPVLDFQTELGSYRARYFDNIDQYGASFATVLGETSFAGEVSYRDGQPVLVDNGFGSPVKAETLQAQMSMIHVLGPTVWADNTTLVGEVIYNTVLSNDESQPFTPFPGFTLPGTDTLLFDRDAWGYTVQATLDYNNVFSGWDMSLPITYSTAAQGDSSLLGSINSGEGDDRMSIGSSWRYLGNFTVEASYNAYLGNAKNSPLADRDHLALNFKYRF, from the coding sequence ATGATAAAAACAACAATCGCCCCGCAACCGCTACGCACCGCCATCCGCCTCGGCCTGGCCGTGTTCGCCGGCGGCCTGGCCAGCCAGGCCAGCGCCCTGTCCTTCCAGCCCAGCGATGAGCTGAGCATCGACTGGGACACCACCCTGAGCTACAGCCTGGCCTGGCGCACCGAAGGTCGCGATCGGCGGCTGACCGCTAACGCCAATGGCAACGACGGCGACAATGCCTTCGACAAGGGCAGCCTGATCAACAACCGCGTCGGCTTCCTCACCGAGGCGGACTTCAAATGGCGCGGCGACTACGGTCTGTTCATGCGCGCCGCCGGCTTCTACGACCGGGTCTACGACCAGGGTAACGACAACGACAGCGGCACTTCCAACTGCTTCGCCGGGGGTCAATGTTCGCGTCCCGACCGTTTCTCCCAGGAGACCATCGACCAGCACCGCGAGGACCTGCGCCTGCTCGATTCCTACTTCTACGGCAGCTGGGAGCTGGGCGGGCGCAACCTCAACCTGCGCCTCGGCGATCAGGTGGTGAGCTGGGGCGAGAGCCTGTTCTACCAGGGCATCTCCTCGGCGCAGAGCCCGGTGGACGCGACCAAGGCGACCACCCCGGGGGTCGAGGTCAAGGAGATCCTGCTGCCGGTCGGTCAACTGTTCGGCCAGTTCAACCTGACCGACAACCTCGACCTGCAGGCCTACTACCAGTACGAATGGGAGAAGACCGAACTGTTCGGGGTCGGCAGCTACTTCTCCACCACCGATTTTATCGACGAAGGCGGCTTCAACGACTCCACCGGCTTCCTCCGTCGGCTGAGGGACGACAAGCCGAGTGACAGCGGCCAGTACGGCATGGCCCTGACCTACACCGCCGAATCGCTGAACAACACCGAGTTCGGCCTCTACTATTCGCGCTTCCACGCCAAGACCCCGGTGCTGGACTTCCAGACCGAGCTGGGCAGCTACCGGGCGCGCTACTTCGACAACATCGACCAATACGGTGCCAGCTTCGCCACCGTGCTCGGCGAGACCAGCTTCGCCGGCGAGGTCAGCTACCGCGACGGCCAGCCGGTGTTGGTCGACAACGGCTTCGGCAGCCCGGTCAAAGCCGAGACCCTGCAGGCGCAGATGTCGATGATTCACGTGCTTGGTCCGACCGTCTGGGCGGACAACACCACCCTGGTCGGCGAGGTGATCTACAACACCGTGCTGAGCAACGACGAATCGCAGCCCTTCACGCCCTTCCCAGGCTTCACCCTGCCGGGCACCGACACCCTGTTGTTCGACCGCGACGCCTGGGGCTACACCGTGCAGGCGACCCTCGACTACAACAACGTGTTCAGCGGCTGGGACATGTCGCTGCCCATCACCTACAGCACCGCCGCGCAAGGCGACAGCTCGCTGCTGGGTTCGATCAACTCGGGTGAGGGCGACGACCGCATGAGCATCGGCAGCTCCTGGCGCTATCTCGGCAACTTCACCGTGGAGGCTAGCTACAACGCCTATCTGGGCAACGCCAAGAACTCCCCCCTGGCGGATCGCGACCACCTCGCGCTCAACTTCAAGTACCGTTTCTGA
- a CDS encoding SDR family NAD(P)-dependent oxidoreductase, protein MSSEQGRVAVITGAASGIGRGLAEYAAGLGMRLVLSDVDEPRLLALCAELQGRGAEAHACVADVGDPAQVECLRDFTVARCGGVDLLFNNAGVMQTGHCWEIGHAQWQRMLRVNLDGVINGIRSFVPLLLAQGRPAHVINTASLAGLLSSPLMAPYNVTKQAVVALSETLHYELSQLQASVSVSVLCPGPVASEIMASDQVEGVAGAQLNQLLDASIRQGMTPLRLAELVFAAIAEKRFWILPHKLFKPALQRRVQSVLEESNPVFQFVAADEPGASHVAG, encoded by the coding sequence ATGAGCAGTGAACAGGGCCGCGTGGCGGTGATCACCGGAGCGGCCAGCGGCATTGGCCGCGGCCTGGCCGAATACGCCGCGGGGCTGGGCATGCGCCTGGTGCTCAGCGATGTGGATGAGCCGCGGTTGCTGGCGCTGTGCGCCGAGCTGCAAGGCCGCGGCGCCGAGGCCCACGCCTGCGTCGCCGATGTCGGCGATCCGGCCCAGGTCGAGTGCCTGCGCGACTTCACGGTGGCGCGTTGCGGCGGCGTCGATCTGCTGTTCAACAATGCCGGGGTGATGCAGACCGGTCACTGCTGGGAGATCGGCCACGCCCAGTGGCAGCGCATGCTCAGGGTGAACCTGGACGGGGTGATCAACGGCATCCGCAGTTTCGTGCCGCTGCTGCTGGCCCAGGGTCGCCCGGCCCATGTGATCAATACCGCCTCGCTCGCCGGCCTGCTCAGCAGCCCTTTGATGGCGCCCTACAACGTGACCAAGCAGGCGGTGGTGGCGCTCTCGGAAACCCTGCACTACGAACTCAGCCAGTTGCAGGCATCCGTGTCGGTGTCGGTGCTCTGCCCGGGGCCGGTGGCCAGCGAAATCATGGCATCCGACCAGGTCGAAGGGGTCGCCGGCGCGCAACTCAACCAGCTGCTCGACGCCAGCATCCGTCAGGGCATGACCCCGCTGCGGCTGGCCGAACTGGTGTTCGCCGCCATTGCCGAGAAGCGCTTCTGGATACTCCCGCACAAGTTATTCAAGCCGGCCCTGCAGCGCCGGGTGCAGAGCGTGCTGGAGGAGAGCAACCCGGTGTTCCAATTCGTTGCGGCCGATGAGCCAGGAGCTAGCCATGTCGCTGGATAA